A genomic region of Fretibacterium sp. OH1220_COT-178 contains the following coding sequences:
- a CDS encoding YfcC family protein encodes MERNASKRSLMPNAIVLLMLLIVVVGAVSMLTPAGRYESVMVNGKKVIDPLSFHYTERPAFSFVDFVSTVHQGLSAAGPLIFMILMIGGSIKVFESTGAITGVVAAFARRFGSNRSSWVLVLIFSFFAILGAFPGMLEAAIPFAPICVTIALALGYDVIVGIATPVVAVVIGWTAGPTNPWTVGTGQTMAGLPIFSGMGYRTLVLVVLWAVSLAYILPYAARVKRRPSSSVLWKVDGVLEEKHVDLEECPFTFAHKVILLIFLAVLGLTVYGAVYWGWKNAQRSAFFLLGAVAAGLVARYTPNRIADVFVEGGRSIYAGVLSIGLARALSVIMEKSGVIDTVIHALSSPLKDVPTTFTASAMFAVQTVINFFIPSGSGQAMATLPIMLPMAEILGVSKQTAILAFQFGDGLSNLCYPAVAVLVGYLTYARVPFSKWLRFIMPYVLISWLVAAAFTVGAVLLHWQ; translated from the coding sequence TGGGAGCGGTATCGATGCTGACCCCGGCGGGACGGTACGAGTCGGTGATGGTGAACGGAAAGAAGGTCATCGATCCGCTTTCGTTTCATTACACGGAACGGCCGGCTTTTTCTTTTGTCGATTTTGTCAGCACCGTTCATCAAGGACTCAGCGCTGCGGGACCTCTGATTTTCATGATTTTGATGATTGGCGGATCGATCAAGGTCTTCGAGAGCACGGGAGCGATTACGGGCGTCGTGGCGGCTTTCGCCCGGCGTTTCGGTTCCAACCGTTCCTCGTGGGTTCTGGTCCTGATTTTTTCTTTTTTCGCCATTCTCGGCGCCTTCCCCGGCATGCTGGAGGCGGCCATTCCCTTCGCTCCCATCTGCGTGACCATAGCGCTGGCCCTGGGGTATGACGTCATCGTCGGCATAGCCACTCCTGTGGTGGCCGTGGTCATAGGCTGGACCGCCGGCCCCACCAACCCCTGGACCGTCGGGACCGGCCAGACCATGGCGGGGCTCCCCATCTTCTCGGGGATGGGGTACAGGACCTTGGTCCTCGTGGTGCTGTGGGCCGTATCGCTGGCCTACATCCTGCCGTACGCCGCCAGGGTCAAGAGGCGTCCGTCGAGCAGCGTCTTGTGGAAGGTCGATGGCGTGCTGGAGGAGAAACACGTCGACCTCGAGGAATGTCCCTTTACTTTCGCTCATAAGGTCATTTTGTTGATTTTTCTGGCCGTTCTCGGCCTCACGGTCTATGGAGCGGTGTACTGGGGATGGAAGAACGCGCAGCGTTCGGCCTTCTTCCTTCTCGGTGCCGTTGCGGCCGGCCTTGTGGCCCGGTATACACCGAACCGCATTGCGGACGTTTTTGTGGAGGGAGGGCGTTCGATCTATGCCGGAGTCCTCTCCATAGGCCTCGCGAGGGCGCTGTCCGTCATCATGGAGAAGTCCGGGGTCATCGATACGGTCATTCACGCGCTTTCGTCGCCTCTGAAGGACGTGCCTACGACGTTTACGGCGTCGGCCATGTTCGCCGTGCAGACGGTCATAAACTTCTTCATTCCCTCCGGAAGCGGACAGGCCATGGCGACCCTGCCGATCATGCTCCCCATGGCGGAGATCCTCGGGGTCAGCAAACAGACGGCCATATTGGCCTTCCAGTTCGGAGACGGGCTGTCCAATCTGTGCTACCCTGCCGTGGCTGTCCTGGTGGGGTACCTGACGTATGCTCGGGTCCCCTTTTCGAAGTGGCTTCGTTTCATCATGCCCTACGTGCTGATCTCCTGGTTGGTCGCGGCGGCTTTTACCGTCGGTGCGGTCCTGCTGCACTGGCAATGA